A region from the Chloroflexia bacterium SDU3-3 genome encodes:
- a CDS encoding response regulator transcription factor produces the protein MQVFIHTHEPQFVEEVLSLGLAGVRWIATERWLHRVVAVSQVDAVILDARLDAAAMRCAQLGAICAAPIVAVAATDMLDEHVALLRGGATTVLRRPFAADLLAHLQRRGARPTLADNWHPQWAQLGHHDAQLLAILRAHRGQVVPPQSLRAALPACGSLDRSIAHLSQALLQMNSMIQIEVRRGGYRLARRTLN, from the coding sequence ATGCAAGTGTTCATCCACACGCACGAGCCGCAGTTTGTCGAAGAGGTGCTGTCGCTGGGGCTGGCTGGCGTGCGCTGGATCGCCACCGAGCGCTGGCTGCATCGCGTGGTGGCGGTGTCGCAGGTTGATGCGGTCATCCTGGATGCGCGGCTCGATGCGGCGGCCATGCGCTGCGCCCAGCTCGGCGCGATCTGCGCCGCGCCCATCGTGGCGGTGGCCGCCACCGACATGCTCGACGAGCACGTGGCGCTGCTGCGCGGCGGGGCCACCACGGTGCTGCGCCGCCCCTTCGCCGCCGATCTGCTGGCCCACCTGCAGCGCCGAGGCGCACGGCCCACCCTGGCCGACAACTGGCACCCGCAGTGGGCGCAGCTGGGCCACCACGACGCCCAGCTGCTAGCCATATTGCGCGCCCACCGGGGCCAGGTGGTGCCGCCCCAGTCCCTGCGCGCGGCCCTGCCCGCCTGCGGCAGCCTCGACCGCTCGATCGCCCACCTCAGCCAGGCGCTGCTGCAGATGAATAGCATGATCCAGATCGAGGTGCGGCGCGGCGGCTACCGCCTGGCCCGCCGCACGCTCAACTAA
- a CDS encoding response regulator transcription factor: MEYRLLVVEDEDEIASYLRRGLSYEGFAVDVAAEGHAALALAREQMPDLVVLDLMLPGIDGLEVTRRLRAVSDVPIIMLTARDTVADRVIGLESGADDYLPKPFAFEELLARIRAQLRKRQAQQQPTTLRYGPLVLNSAAHEVRVNGQLVELTAKEFEVLDLFLHHPQQVLTREVIYDRVWNYNFGNDSNVIEVYVRALRQKLEAKGAPRLIQTIRGVGYVLRVDE; encoded by the coding sequence ATGGAATACCGTCTGTTGGTGGTAGAAGATGAGGACGAGATCGCCAGCTACCTGCGGCGCGGCCTCTCCTACGAGGGCTTCGCGGTGGATGTGGCCGCCGAGGGCCACGCCGCCCTGGCCCTCGCCCGCGAGCAGATGCCCGACCTGGTAGTGCTCGACCTGATGCTGCCCGGCATCGATGGGCTGGAGGTGACGCGGCGGCTGCGGGCCGTCTCCGACGTGCCGATCATCATGCTCACCGCCCGCGACACCGTGGCCGACCGCGTGATCGGCCTGGAGAGCGGCGCGGATGACTACCTGCCCAAGCCCTTCGCCTTCGAGGAGCTGCTGGCCCGCATCCGCGCCCAGCTGCGCAAGCGCCAGGCCCAGCAGCAGCCCACTACGCTGCGCTACGGCCCGCTGGTGCTCAACAGCGCCGCCCACGAGGTGCGCGTGAACGGACAGCTGGTCGAGCTGACCGCCAAGGAGTTCGAGGTGCTCGACCTCTTTCTGCACCACCCCCAGCAGGTGCTCACCCGCGAGGTGATCTACGACCGCGTCTGGAACTACAACTTCGGCAACGACAGCAACGTGATCGAGGTGTATGTGCGGGCGCTGCGCCAGAAGCTGGAGGCCAAGGGCGCGCCGCGCCTCATCCAGACCATACGCGGCGTGGGCTATGTGCTGCGGGTGGACGAGTAG
- a CDS encoding HAMP domain-containing histidine kinase, with the protein MRDRMRSLRARLALGYAAFFGLVLALLCIGIFFTVRAALLAEVSRQLDTSAQLIQHDFDASNTELSDYFDDPGFMLRSHLPQLEQLESPTLLVQATSADGGTVLRSPSLRQLGLPLSPHTLAQAEEGQQVREVVMLGDTRIMLLTRTLIDDAQRVGFLQIAQPLSDIDRTLTLLLATLSITSAIALAAATRGGAWLARQALAPVEQIAQTAAQIVRAEDLAARLPEPAVQDEIGQLARTTNEMLARLERLFTAQQRFVADVSHELRTPLTAMLGNIELLRRGAGRSPEALDQSLAGIEREVARLVRLTQDLLVLAQADTGLALHTTTVALDELVLEVVREVHPLAAGVRILPAISEQVAIQGDHDRLKQALINLVVNAIHHTPSGGWVEVRLEQRGDQAILAVADTGSGIAQADLAQIFQRFYRAEKATGGTGLGLAIVRQIVERHGGTINVDSTLGQGSTFTMALPMVLPPMPG; encoded by the coding sequence ATGCGCGACCGCATGCGCTCGCTGCGCGCCCGGCTGGCCCTGGGCTACGCGGCCTTCTTCGGGCTGGTGCTGGCCCTGCTATGCATTGGCATCTTCTTCACCGTGCGCGCGGCCCTGCTCGCCGAGGTCTCGCGCCAGCTCGACACCAGCGCCCAGCTCATCCAGCACGACTTCGACGCCAGCAACACCGAGCTGAGCGACTACTTTGACGACCCCGGCTTCATGCTGCGCTCGCACCTGCCCCAGCTTGAGCAGCTGGAGTCGCCCACGCTGCTGGTGCAGGCCACATCGGCGGATGGCGGCACCGTGCTGCGCTCGCCCAGCCTCAGGCAGCTGGGCCTGCCGCTCTCGCCCCACACCCTGGCCCAGGCCGAGGAGGGCCAGCAGGTGCGCGAGGTGGTGATGCTGGGCGACACCCGCATCATGCTGCTCACCCGCACGCTGATCGACGATGCCCAGCGGGTCGGCTTTCTGCAGATCGCCCAGCCGCTCAGCGATATCGACCGCACGCTCACCCTGCTGCTGGCCACGCTCTCGATCACCAGCGCGATCGCGCTGGCCGCCGCCACGCGCGGCGGGGCTTGGCTGGCGCGGCAGGCCCTGGCCCCCGTCGAGCAGATCGCCCAGACCGCCGCCCAGATCGTGCGGGCCGAGGATCTGGCCGCGCGGCTGCCCGAGCCAGCGGTGCAGGACGAGATCGGCCAGCTGGCCCGCACCACCAACGAGATGCTGGCCCGCCTGGAGCGGCTGTTCACCGCACAGCAGCGCTTTGTGGCCGATGTCTCGCACGAGCTGCGCACGCCGCTCACCGCTATGCTGGGCAATATCGAGCTGCTGCGGCGCGGCGCTGGCCGCAGCCCCGAGGCGCTCGACCAGTCGCTGGCGGGCATCGAGCGCGAGGTGGCCCGCCTGGTGCGACTGACGCAGGATCTGCTGGTGCTGGCCCAGGCCGATACCGGGCTGGCCCTGCACACCACCACAGTGGCGCTCGATGAGCTGGTGCTGGAGGTGGTGCGCGAGGTGCACCCGCTGGCGGCGGGGGTGCGCATCCTGCCCGCCATCAGCGAGCAGGTGGCCATCCAGGGCGACCACGACCGCCTGAAGCAGGCCCTGATTAACCTAGTGGTGAATGCCATCCACCACACCCCATCTGGCGGCTGGGTCGAGGTGCGGCTTGAGCAGCGGGGCGATCAGGCCATCCTGGCGGTGGCCGACACTGGCAGCGGCATCGCGCAGGCCGATCTGGCGCAGATCTTCCAGCGCTTCTACCGCGCCGAGAAGGCCACCGGCGGCACTGGCCTGGGCCTGGCGATCGTGCGCCAGATCGTCGAGCGCCACGGCGGCACGATCAATGTGGACAGCACGCTGGGCCAGGGCAGCACCTTCACCATGGCTCTGCCAATGGTGCTGCCGCCTATGCCTGGGTGA